The region TAAATTGGATGTGTCAACACCTGAGGTTTATACAGAACAAGGTGTTCCTGTTATGGCAGATGGGACATCGATTATTAAGATTGGGTCATCAGTAGAAGAGATTGCTACAGCCGCTGAACAATTTCTTAGTAAGACAAGTGATGAACTAGAAAATGAAGCACGAGAGGTATTAGAAGGTCATTTACGTTCAATCTTAGGTTCTATGACTGTAGAAGAAATTTATCAAAATAGAGATAAGTTTAGTCAAAGTGTCCAAGAGGTAGCCAGTGTTGATTTAGCCAAAATGGGGTTAATTATTGTCTCATTTACTATTAAAGAAGTAAAAGATAAAAATGGTTATTTAGATTCACTAGGAAAACCAAGAATTGCTCAAGTTAAACGAGATGCCAATATTGCAGAAGCAGAGGCTGACAAAGAGACAAGAATTAAACGTGCCCAAGCTGAAAAAGAGTCACAAAAATCAGAATTAGAAAGACAAACAGAAATTGCAGAGGCTTCGAAAGAAAAAGAATTGAAATTAGCAATGTATAAAGAAGAACAGGATATTGCTAAGGCCAAGGCCGATCAAGCTTATAATCTTCAAAGTGCTAGGGCTCAACAAGAAGTTATTGCCCAAGAGATGGAAGTTAAAGTCATCGAACGTCAAAAACAAATTGAATTAGAAGAAAAAGAAATCATTCGTCGTGAGAAACAATATGATTCAGAAGTCAAGAAAAAAGCGGATGCTGATCGGTATGCTAAAGAACAAGAAGCTTTATCTGTTAAGGCTTTAGAAGTAGCTACAGCCGAGGCAGAAAAATTCAGAGTTGAAGCGATGGCTGAAGCCAACGCTTCACAGCTTCGTTTGGAAGGGGAAGCGATGGCGCAAGCGACGCTTGCTAAGGGGCGTGCTGAGGCAGAAGCGAAAGAAAAACTAGCTATAGCCTTTAAAGAGTACGGTGAGGCAGCTGTCTTGAGCATGGTTATTGAAATGCTTCCAAGTCTTGTGAAGGAAGCGGCTCAGCCACTAGGAAATATTGAAAAAATTTCAGTAGTAGATACAGGTCAAGGGGGAGAGCAAAGTGGAGCCAATCGTGTGACCAATTATGCGACTAATTTATTGGCGAGTTCTCAAGAAACCTTAAAGGAAACGACAGGCTTAGATTTAAAAGAGATGCTAAATAACTTAACTCAATCTAAACAAGCAGATTATTCTTCGAAAGAAGATTAAAAAAGAAGTAGCAGATTAATCTCTGCTACTTCTTTTTTTTATCTAGTTTAGTTTGTCTAATTAAGTTAGCTTCCTTGATAATAAAAAGAGGTCTTTTTTTTGTTTCTAAAAACATTTTGCCAATATATTGTCCGATGACTCCCATACAAAATAATTGGATGCCACCTAAAAATAGAATAATACTGACCAGTGAGGGCCAACCAGCTACTGGATCTCCGAAGATAAGGGCGCGTATTATAATTATAATTAAGAAAGTAATAGCGCTTAAAAAGGTGACAATCCCTAAAAATGAAGCAATTAGTAAGGGCATCGTTGAAAAGGATAGGATGCCTTCAATTGAATACTTAAAAAGTCTCCAAAAAGACCAAGATGTTTCTCCAGCACTACGTTCTTTGTTCTCAAATTCTATATAATAAGTATCAAAGCCTACCCAACTAAAAATCCCTTTCGAAAAACGATTGTACTCTTCCAAAGAAAGGATAGCATTGACCATTTGACGTGTCATTAAACGAAAATCTCTAACACCATCGACGAATTCAGTATCTGAAATTTTATTGATAAGTGAATAAAAACGTCGGGCGAAAAATGACCTTATAGGTGGTTCATCTTTGCGGTCCACTCGTCTTGCTCCAATACAATCGTAGTTAGTCGTTTCTAAAAGTTTGGTCATTTCAATTAATAATTCAGGTGGATCTTGCAGGTCGACATCCATAACGGCAACATAATCACCTATGGCATGTTGTAGTCCAGCTGCCATTGCTGCTTCTTTTCCAAAATTACGAGAAAAGGAAAGGTAACTAACTGTTTCCGGATGGTTTGTAGCAAGTTCCTTTAAAATCGCTAGTGTAGTGTCCGTTGACCCATCGTTGATAAAAAGATACTCCCAGTCGTAGTGATTAAGTTTTTGTTCAATCGTTTGGATGGCGTCATGAAACAACATGATAGTTTCTTCTTCATTATAACAAGGGACTATCAAGCTGATTTTTTTCTTTAACAAATTACTTCTTCCTTTCTAATACTAACAATCATCTTGCCGACTTAACTAGTTCTTAAGTTCTTTTTCTTTATAATAGGCGACTTCTTTTTTTAGTGCTAATAGTTGCTGTTCTTGTTTACGAGAAGTTTCTTCTAACAGTTTGAGTTGTTGCGCTAAATCAGGCTGTGGTGGGAGACTATCTTTCGATTTAGGTGGTGCAATGAGCCGGTTGATTAGTAAGGCCACAACTGTTCCAATAGTCGTATCCATAATTCGAGCTAGAGCGTATAAAAAAGTTTCAGTTTCTGGAACAGTTAAAACAATGATAAATAAAGTAGCACAAGCTCCAATAATTCCTGCATTTAAATTTAGCCTATCAGATAACATAATAATAAAAGTGACCAGTAATGGCAGAATTAAAAGTTCTACCCAAAAAGCATGGTTGAAAAACAAATAGATGTAAAAATAAACCAAAGCTAAGGCGCCACCCAGCAAGTTACTCAAAATCCGATGCAAGCCAAATGACACTGTTGAAGGCATATCTTCACGCATAGAGAAGACCGATGCCAAACAGGCAATCATAGGAGATGAGGGGCGGTCAAAGAGATGAAATAATAAAATACAAGTCATCACTGCTAAGGCAGTTTTAATTGTTCTAAATCCTAATTTAAATGGGCCAATTGTCATGGGTGTTTCGCCTTACTTTTAACCGCTTCTTTTTCAAATTGTTTTAGAAGACTTTGAGAATAGCTAATATTAGCTTGTGCCTCTTGACAAACCAAGTCTAGTGCACCGTATGTTTGTTCAATAATAAAAAGCTGTTCTTCGAGATCATCTTTTGGAAAGTCTTTGTAAAAAGCTTTTTCTTGCTTTTCAATAGTCTCCTGATAAATTCCAAGAGAATCAAAATTACTCATAACAATATCTAAACTATTACTTAATCGTTTTAGTTGTTTATTATCAACATCAGCAGCGTTCCGTTTGATGATAGTATTGAGAGCCCGCTGTTTCTTTTTTATTTCTGCTTGTTCCGTTGTCATTTTAGGTTTTAATTCTTGTCGCAAGGTGACGTTTCGATAGACCGCCCCCTCTTGGTTAGTCAAGAGATTTTCTTCCGTTATGTTCTTTAAATCATTATCAAATTCGGTAGGTAGTAGTTCAATTAATTGCGATAAGGTTTGATAATGGTTTTTTTGATTTTCAAGATTAGTATTTAATGCTTGAACCTCATTTTTTGCTTGTTCTAGTTCCTCAGTTAACCCACAACTAGTTAAAAGTAATAAGCTAAAGAGGAAGAAAAGTAGTTTGAGTCCTTTCTTCATAAGGGGTCCTCCTATCTTGATATAGTTTCTATCATATCATAAAACGGTGCAATTAGTTGTGTTAGTCTAGCTAAAAATAGTCGGTTTTTTGATTGTTTCATGTTATTCTTAATAAGAATGGGAGTGAGTGGAAAATGAAAGTCACAATAGGTATGAGAACAATAAAAACAGCGGTTTGTGCAGCTGTGGCAATATTAATTGCTCAGTATTTCCATTTGGAAAACCCCACTGCAGCAGGGATTATTGCTCTTTTGAGCGTGACCAATACAAAACGATCATCTTTTGAAACAGCTTTTTTTCGAATCGCATCTTTGATTTTAGCCACACTAATCGCTTATGGGTGTTTTAATTTGCTGGGGTATCATGCCATCGCTTTTGGCTGTTACTTATTATTATTTATTCCATTAGCAGTTAGAGGGAAGATGACGGATGGCATTCCTGTCAGCTCAGTCTTAGTGACGCATTATTTAGTAGCCGGTGACTTATCATTTGCGCTGGTAAAAAATGCTTTTTTACTATTATTTATTGGCGCGGGAGTGGCTTTAATCGCAAATCTTTTTATGCCTGATTTCACTAAAAAATTACAAAAAAAACAGTCATTAGTAGATGAAACAATTAAACAGTTGTTATTAGGAATGAGTTTATATTTAGGGGGAAAAGGTGATGGGAGACAGTGTGATCGTTTGCTAGATAATGTTGTCTTGTCTTTGAAAAATGCTGAGATTGCTGCACGCCAACAAGATGAGAATCGTTTATTTTCAGAAGAGTCTTATTATTTAGATTATTTTACAATGCGTCGTCTTCAAGTTGATATTTTAAAAAAAATGAATCAATTAGTCAAAGAAACACATGACAAAGAAAATCGTGTAGTAGTTACAGATATTGAAGAACTTTTACAGCTATCTTCTTTAAGTTTCTCAGAACATAACGATGGATTAGCTTTGCAAGATGCTTTTGCTAAGGTGATGAAAGATTATCGGCTAGCAGCACTTCCACAAACCCGTGAAGAGTTTGAACAACGAGCAAAACTGTATCAACTAATTAGTGAGTTTGATCATTTTATAACATTGAAAATTGAATTTCATAAAAAATATCAAGCAAATGTTGGTAAAAAAAAGCCTGAATAAGGGCTTTTTTTACCATTGTTTTCTCATAGCATCTAAAATAGTCATAACATCATAGGATAGAGCTAATGTTTGATTTTTTTTAGTTTGATTGACATAATGGGTCATATTTTCGACTTCATAA is a window of Vagococcus intermedius DNA encoding:
- a CDS encoding flotillin family protein, with product MIIVIGLFIFIVVMLAVVFVAKYQTAKPDEALIISGSYLGSKNVHSDEAGNKIKIVRGGGTFVLPVFQRANRLSLLSSKLDVSTPEVYTEQGVPVMADGTSIIKIGSSVEEIATAAEQFLSKTSDELENEAREVLEGHLRSILGSMTVEEIYQNRDKFSQSVQEVASVDLAKMGLIIVSFTIKEVKDKNGYLDSLGKPRIAQVKRDANIAEAEADKETRIKRAQAEKESQKSELERQTEIAEASKEKELKLAMYKEEQDIAKAKADQAYNLQSARAQQEVIAQEMEVKVIERQKQIELEEKEIIRREKQYDSEVKKKADADRYAKEQEALSVKALEVATAEAEKFRVEAMAEANASQLRLEGEAMAQATLAKGRAEAEAKEKLAIAFKEYGEAAVLSMVIEMLPSLVKEAAQPLGNIEKISVVDTGQGGEQSGANRVTNYATNLLASSQETLKETTGLDLKEMLNNLTQSKQADYSSKED
- a CDS encoding glycosyltransferase family 2 protein; the encoded protein is MLKKKISLIVPCYNEEETIMLFHDAIQTIEQKLNHYDWEYLFINDGSTDTTLAILKELATNHPETVSYLSFSRNFGKEAAMAAGLQHAIGDYVAVMDVDLQDPPELLIEMTKLLETTNYDCIGARRVDRKDEPPIRSFFARRFYSLINKISDTEFVDGVRDFRLMTRQMVNAILSLEEYNRFSKGIFSWVGFDTYYIEFENKERSAGETSWSFWRLFKYSIEGILSFSTMPLLIASFLGIVTFLSAITFLIIIIIRALIFGDPVAGWPSLVSIILFLGGIQLFCMGVIGQYIGKMFLETKKRPLFIIKEANLIRQTKLDKKKK
- a CDS encoding FUSC family protein; this translates as MTIGPFKLGFRTIKTALAVMTCILLFHLFDRPSSPMIACLASVFSMREDMPSTVSFGLHRILSNLLGGALALVYFYIYLFFNHAFWVELLILPLLVTFIIMLSDRLNLNAGIIGACATLFIIVLTVPETETFLYALARIMDTTIGTVVALLINRLIAPPKSKDSLPPQPDLAQQLKLLEETSRKQEQQLLALKKEVAYYKEKELKN
- a CDS encoding aromatic acid exporter family protein, which translates into the protein MRTIKTAVCAAVAILIAQYFHLENPTAAGIIALLSVTNTKRSSFETAFFRIASLILATLIAYGCFNLLGYHAIAFGCYLLLFIPLAVRGKMTDGIPVSSVLVTHYLVAGDLSFALVKNAFLLLFIGAGVALIANLFMPDFTKKLQKKQSLVDETIKQLLLGMSLYLGGKGDGRQCDRLLDNVVLSLKNAEIAARQQDENRLFSEESYYLDYFTMRRLQVDILKKMNQLVKETHDKENRVVVTDIEELLQLSSLSFSEHNDGLALQDAFAKVMKDYRLAALPQTREEFEQRAKLYQLISEFDHFITLKIEFHKKYQANVGKKKPE